A DNA window from Streptomyces sp. CA-278952 contains the following coding sequences:
- a CDS encoding YfcC family protein produces the protein MSSAAGTKPAPEEEPPAKKRFTFPSALTILAVVTLAVWGLAFLIPPGAYDRDGEGAPVQGTYHRVDSDQSFVDRLNDLFLSPVNGLYGVQDAETGEVGPDLAGELYGSAGVFLFVLAIGAFITVVFATGALDRGIGRLAHRLRDRGALLIAGVMLVFSLLGTVEGFAEETLGFYGLVIPLMLALGYDRMVATGTIILGAGIGVLCSTVNPFATGVASSAADISLGDGIVLRAVMWVVLTAVTIGYVIRYAGRVRKDPDRSLSGFLPGDREHNAADAGEPPELTGLHRTVLVLVALVFSFMIFSVVPWSSALTGDADATPYGFELGWSFPHLAALFLVAAVLVGVVARFGEQKLSATIVQGAADFISPALVIVLARGVTVIMNNAQITDTVLHSIEGVVSGTSSALFAVFVFIVNLPLAFLIPSTSGHATLAMPILAPLADFAGVSRAVVVTAWQAASGWMNLWVPTTAVTIGGVALAKVGYDKYLRFVWPLLAILFALVCGFVALGAVWT, from the coding sequence ATGAGCAGCGCGGCCGGCACGAAGCCGGCCCCGGAGGAAGAGCCCCCGGCCAAGAAGAGGTTCACCTTCCCCAGCGCCCTCACGATCCTCGCGGTCGTCACGCTGGCCGTCTGGGGACTGGCCTTCCTGATCCCGCCCGGGGCCTACGACCGCGACGGGGAAGGGGCCCCGGTCCAGGGGACGTACCACCGGGTCGACTCCGACCAGAGCTTCGTGGACCGCCTGAACGACCTCTTCCTCTCCCCGGTCAACGGCCTCTACGGCGTCCAGGACGCGGAGACGGGCGAGGTCGGACCGGACCTGGCCGGCGAACTGTACGGCAGCGCCGGCGTGTTCCTCTTCGTGCTCGCCATCGGCGCGTTCATCACCGTGGTGTTCGCCACCGGCGCCCTGGACCGGGGCATCGGCCGCCTCGCGCACCGGCTGCGCGACCGGGGAGCGCTGCTCATCGCCGGAGTGATGCTGGTCTTCTCCCTCCTCGGCACCGTCGAGGGGTTCGCGGAGGAGACGCTCGGCTTCTACGGCCTGGTCATCCCGCTGATGCTGGCCCTCGGCTACGACCGCATGGTGGCCACCGGCACGATCATCCTCGGCGCGGGCATCGGCGTGCTCTGCTCCACCGTGAACCCCTTCGCCACCGGAGTCGCGTCCTCCGCCGCCGACATCTCGCTCGGCGACGGCATCGTGCTGCGCGCGGTCATGTGGGTGGTCCTGACGGCCGTGACGATCGGCTACGTCATCCGGTACGCGGGACGCGTCCGCAAGGACCCCGACCGCTCGCTCTCCGGCTTCCTGCCCGGCGACCGCGAGCACAACGCGGCGGACGCGGGGGAACCCCCGGAGCTGACCGGCCTCCACCGGACCGTCCTCGTCCTGGTCGCCCTGGTCTTCAGCTTCATGATCTTCTCGGTCGTCCCGTGGTCCAGCGCCCTCACGGGCGACGCCGACGCCACCCCGTACGGCTTCGAACTCGGCTGGTCCTTCCCCCATCTCGCCGCCCTGTTCCTGGTCGCGGCGGTCCTGGTGGGCGTCGTCGCGCGGTTCGGCGAGCAGAAGCTGAGCGCGACGATCGTCCAGGGTGCGGCGGACTTCATCTCCCCGGCCCTGGTCATCGTCCTCGCGCGCGGCGTCACGGTCATCATGAACAACGCGCAGATCACCGACACCGTGCTCCACTCCATCGAGGGCGTGGTCTCGGGCACCTCGTCGGCGCTGTTCGCGGTCTTCGTCTTCATCGTCAACCTGCCGCTCGCCTTCCTCATCCCCTCCACCTCCGGCCACGCCACGCTGGCGATGCCGATCCTGGCCCCGCTCGCCGACTTCGCGGGCGTCTCCCGCGCCGTGGTCGTCACGGCGTGGCAGGCGGCGAGCGGCTGGATGAACCTCTGGGTTCCGACGACGGCGGTCACCATCGGCGGGGTGGCCCTGGCGAAGGTCGGCTACGACAAGTACCTGCGGTTCGTCTGGCCGCTGCTGGCGATCCTGTTCGCCCTCGTCTGCGGGTTCGTGGCGCTGGGAGCGGTGTGGACGTGA
- a CDS encoding fibronectin type III domain-containing protein produces the protein MEGTTVQRPHISAALTCSALLLTPLLSACGGTAEADTQPPGTPKGVTAQASSSTSVHVMWEGASDNEKVAGYEIYRGKAKVKSVPATKTMIDVNGLTASTDYTFSVRTKDTAGNLSAPSKGVPVTTQATPPKDDTPPTVPAKLTGGADGKRAATLTWGASKDDVGVTSYDIYQEDSRIHSVPASETTAKLTGLRPGTVYTFTVRARDASDKSSADSNTLDLTTESAPGAPASTAPTGLSAEIGKEGAASTLDLSWDQPETGGVIPAYELHLNGKLTTTIVWGGTPPKGRATYRLDLSDPVGTRYSVKLRAKLPDGKWGDFSAQRTVVLTD, from the coding sequence ATGGAAGGCACCACTGTGCAACGCCCCCACATATCTGCCGCGTTGACCTGTTCCGCCCTGCTTCTCACCCCCCTCCTCTCCGCCTGCGGTGGCACCGCCGAAGCCGACACGCAGCCTCCCGGCACCCCCAAGGGCGTGACCGCACAGGCCAGCAGCTCCACCTCGGTGCACGTCATGTGGGAAGGCGCCTCCGACAACGAGAAGGTCGCCGGATACGAGATCTACCGTGGAAAGGCCAAGGTCAAGAGCGTCCCGGCGACCAAGACCATGATCGACGTCAACGGGCTGACGGCCTCGACGGACTACACCTTCAGCGTCCGGACCAAGGACACGGCGGGCAATCTCTCCGCGCCCAGCAAGGGCGTCCCCGTCACCACCCAGGCCACCCCGCCCAAGGACGACACGCCCCCCACCGTCCCGGCGAAGCTGACGGGCGGCGCCGACGGGAAACGTGCCGCCACCCTCACCTGGGGCGCGTCCAAGGACGACGTCGGCGTCACCTCGTACGACATCTACCAGGAGGACTCCCGGATCCACAGCGTCCCGGCCTCCGAGACCACGGCGAAGCTCACGGGTCTGCGCCCGGGGACCGTCTACACCTTCACCGTCCGGGCCCGGGACGCCTCCGACAAGTCCTCGGCCGACAGCAACACGCTCGACCTCACCACCGAGTCCGCCCCCGGCGCCCCCGCGAGCACCGCCCCCACCGGCCTGAGCGCCGAGATCGGCAAGGAGGGCGCCGCCTCCACCCTCGACCTGTCCTGGGACCAGCCCGAGACGGGCGGAGTCATCCCCGCCTACGAGCTCCATCTGAACGGCAAGCTGACCACCACCATCGTCTGGGGCGGCACGCCCCCCAAGGGGCGCGCCACCTACCGTCTGGACCTCTCCGACCCGGTGGGCACCCGCTATTCGGTCAAGCTCAGGGCCAAGCTTCCGGACGGCAAGTGGGGTGACTTCTCGGCCCAGCGGACGGTGGTCCTGACGGACTGA
- a CDS encoding alpha/beta fold hydrolase: protein MEDQSVVDVGDVRLAYRTWGDAFGSPVVLLHGLGGSAANWEAAGPLLGQEWRVFALDLRGHGESDWPDDYALELMAEDVVGFLDELELHRVGLVGHGMGGVVARLVAQEHSDRVERLVLVETPAPFPGDPGPAGRGEGPVDYDENAVPAVRDQLADPGPDADEALGDIVSPTLIITGGPESRMEQHRQADVASLIPDCRLITVPGGHRMHETRADQVAGHITEFFTS from the coding sequence ATGGAAGATCAGTCTGTTGTGGATGTCGGCGATGTGCGCCTCGCGTACCGGACCTGGGGCGACGCGTTCGGCTCGCCCGTCGTGCTGCTGCACGGCCTCGGCGGTTCGGCCGCGAACTGGGAGGCGGCCGGCCCCCTGCTGGGCCAGGAGTGGCGGGTCTTCGCCCTGGACCTGCGCGGCCACGGCGAGAGCGACTGGCCCGACGACTACGCCCTGGAGCTGATGGCCGAGGACGTCGTGGGCTTCCTCGACGAGCTGGAACTGCACCGCGTCGGACTCGTCGGCCACGGCATGGGCGGGGTCGTCGCCCGGCTGGTGGCGCAGGAGCACTCCGACCGCGTGGAGCGGCTGGTGCTGGTGGAGACCCCGGCCCCGTTCCCCGGCGACCCGGGCCCGGCGGGCCGGGGCGAGGGCCCGGTGGACTACGACGAGAACGCGGTGCCCGCCGTACGCGACCAGCTCGCCGACCCCGGCCCGGACGCCGACGAGGCCCTCGGCGACATCGTCTCCCCGACGCTGATCATCACCGGCGGCCCGGAGAGCAGGATGGAACAGCACCGCCAGGCCGACGTGGCCTCCCTGATCCCGGACTGCCGGCTGATCACGGTCCCGGGCGGACACCGCATGCACGAGACCCGGGCGGACCAGGTGGCCGGGCACATCACGGAGTTCTTCACCAGCTGA
- a CDS encoding nucleobase:cation symporter-2 family protein, whose amino-acid sequence MAAKPRFRKDADAAAPDTTADNAAEAGGDRKHPVDETLPPLKMFTSGLQHVAAMYAGVVAPPLIVGPAVGLTAKETAFLMGASLFTAGIATLLQTIGFWKVGARLPFVNGVSFAGVAPMIAIGKDRGHDGIAVIFGAIIVASLLGFVLAPYFCKLVRFFPPVVTGTVITLIGVSLLPVAFNWSQGGNATADDYGSMTNITMAAVTLVVVLALRKLLRGFLQQIAILLGLVIGTLIAIPAGITDFGAIKEADVVGFPTPFAFGAPQFEIAAIISMCIVMLVCMTESTADMLALGKIVGRPADEKIIEGGLRADTLGSAISPLFNGFMCSAFAQNVGLVAMTKIRSRFVVAAGGGILIVLGLVPIAASVIALVPLPVLGGAGIVLFGTVAASGIQTLATAAMEKGENALIVAAALGIGLIPIAAPQFYHAFPESLLVVLDSGISTGCVVAIVLNLAFNHLGRKADTADEEQAPGEHVVPAAAGVGVH is encoded by the coding sequence GTGGCCGCCAAGCCCAGGTTTCGCAAAGACGCAGATGCAGCCGCCCCCGACACGACGGCCGACAACGCCGCGGAAGCGGGGGGCGACCGGAAACACCCGGTCGACGAGACCCTCCCCCCTCTGAAGATGTTCACCAGCGGCCTCCAGCACGTGGCCGCCATGTACGCGGGCGTGGTGGCCCCGCCGCTCATCGTGGGGCCCGCCGTCGGCCTCACCGCCAAGGAGACCGCCTTCCTGATGGGGGCGAGCCTCTTCACCGCGGGGATCGCCACCCTGCTCCAGACCATCGGCTTCTGGAAGGTCGGCGCCCGGCTGCCCTTCGTCAACGGCGTCTCGTTCGCCGGGGTCGCCCCGATGATCGCGATAGGCAAGGACCGGGGACACGACGGGATAGCCGTCATCTTCGGCGCGATCATCGTCGCGAGTCTTCTCGGGTTCGTCCTCGCCCCGTACTTCTGCAAACTGGTGCGCTTCTTCCCACCCGTCGTCACCGGCACCGTGATCACCCTGATCGGCGTCTCGCTCCTCCCGGTCGCCTTCAACTGGTCGCAGGGCGGCAACGCCACGGCCGACGACTACGGTTCGATGACCAACATCACCATGGCCGCCGTGACCCTGGTCGTCGTGCTGGCCCTGCGCAAGCTCCTGCGCGGCTTCCTCCAGCAGATCGCGATCCTGCTCGGTCTCGTCATCGGCACCCTGATCGCCATCCCGGCCGGCATCACCGACTTCGGCGCCATCAAGGAAGCCGACGTGGTCGGCTTCCCGACGCCGTTCGCCTTCGGCGCACCGCAGTTCGAGATCGCCGCCATCATCTCCATGTGCATCGTGATGCTGGTCTGCATGACCGAGTCCACCGCGGACATGCTGGCCCTCGGCAAGATCGTCGGCCGCCCGGCCGACGAGAAGATCATCGAGGGCGGTCTGCGCGCCGACACCCTCGGCAGCGCCATCAGCCCGCTCTTCAACGGGTTCATGTGCAGCGCCTTCGCCCAGAACGTCGGCCTCGTCGCCATGACGAAGATCCGCAGTCGCTTCGTCGTCGCCGCGGGGGGCGGCATCCTCATCGTGCTCGGCCTGGTTCCCATCGCGGCCTCCGTCATCGCCCTCGTACCGCTGCCGGTGCTCGGCGGCGCGGGCATCGTCCTCTTCGGCACGGTCGCGGCCAGCGGCATCCAGACCCTGGCCACCGCGGCCATGGAGAAGGGCGAGAACGCGCTGATCGTGGCGGCGGCCCTCGGCATCGGGCTGATCCCGATTGCGGCGCCGCAGTTCTACCACGCCTTCCCGGAGAGTCTGCTGGTCGTCCTCGACTCGGGCATCTCCACCGGCTGTGTGGTGGCGATCGTGCTGAACCTCGCCTTCAACCACCTGGGCCGCAAGGCCGACACGGCGGACGAGGAGCAGGCACCGGGCGAGCACGTGGTGCCGGCCGCGGCCGGGGTCGGCGTCCACTGA
- a CDS encoding 8-oxoguanine deaminase, whose protein sequence is MAASADPQRIVIENCSIATVDAHDTEYASGYIVVAGNRIESIGAGKAPEGLAGVVRRIDGTGHLATPGLVNTHHHFYQWITRGLATDHNLFNWLVALYPTWARIDEPMARAAAQGSLAMMARGGVTTAMDHHYVFPKGSGDLSGAIIGAAREMGVRFTLARGSMDRSEKDGGLPPDFAVETLEGALAATEATVDAHHDASFDAMTQVAVAPCSPFSVSTELMRQGAELARRKGVRLHTHGSETVEEEQFCKELFGMGPTEYFESTGWLGEDVWMAHCVHMNDSDIAAFARTGTGVAHCPSSNARLAAGIARVPDMLAAGVPVGLGVDGTASNESGELHTELRNALLINRLGAHRETALNARQALRLGTFGGARVLGRADQIGSLEAGKLADLVLWKLDTLAHSSIADPVTALIFGAAAPVTLSLVDGKPVVEGNHLTTVDEDAIARVTRDEARRLAQIAAGA, encoded by the coding sequence ATGGCAGCTTCGGCAGACCCTCAGCGCATCGTCATCGAGAACTGTTCGATCGCCACCGTCGACGCCCACGACACGGAGTACGCGTCCGGGTACATCGTCGTGGCGGGCAACCGCATCGAGTCCATCGGCGCCGGCAAGGCTCCGGAGGGCCTCGCCGGAGTCGTCCGGCGGATCGACGGCACCGGACACCTCGCGACCCCCGGCCTGGTCAACACGCACCACCACTTCTACCAGTGGATCACCCGGGGCCTGGCCACCGACCACAACCTCTTCAACTGGCTGGTCGCCCTCTACCCGACCTGGGCGCGCATCGACGAGCCGATGGCCCGCGCCGCCGCGCAGGGCTCGCTCGCCATGATGGCCCGCGGCGGCGTCACCACCGCCATGGACCACCACTACGTCTTCCCGAAGGGCTCCGGCGACCTCTCCGGCGCGATCATCGGCGCCGCCCGCGAGATGGGCGTGCGGTTCACCCTCGCCCGGGGCTCCATGGACCGCAGCGAGAAGGACGGCGGCCTGCCCCCGGACTTCGCCGTCGAGACCTTGGAAGGCGCCCTCGCCGCCACCGAGGCGACGGTCGACGCCCACCACGACGCCTCCTTCGACGCCATGACCCAGGTCGCCGTCGCGCCCTGCTCGCCGTTCTCCGTCTCCACCGAACTGATGCGTCAGGGTGCCGAGTTGGCCCGCCGCAAGGGCGTACGGCTGCACACCCACGGTTCGGAGACCGTCGAGGAGGAGCAGTTCTGCAAGGAGCTGTTCGGGATGGGCCCGACCGAGTACTTCGAGTCGACCGGCTGGCTCGGCGAGGACGTGTGGATGGCCCACTGCGTCCACATGAACGACTCGGACATCGCCGCCTTCGCCCGTACGGGAACCGGCGTCGCCCACTGCCCGTCCTCCAACGCGCGCCTCGCCGCGGGCATCGCCCGGGTCCCCGACATGCTCGCCGCCGGCGTCCCCGTCGGCCTCGGCGTGGACGGCACCGCCTCCAACGAGTCCGGCGAACTCCACACCGAGCTGCGCAACGCGCTCCTCATCAACCGCCTCGGCGCCCACCGCGAAACCGCCCTGAACGCCCGTCAGGCCCTGCGCCTCGGGACCTTCGGCGGGGCCCGAGTACTGGGCCGCGCCGACCAGATCGGCTCCCTGGAGGCCGGCAAGCTCGCCGACCTCGTCCTGTGGAAGCTGGACACCCTGGCCCACTCCTCGATCGCCGACCCGGTGACCGCGCTCATCTTCGGCGCGGCCGCCCCGGTGACCCTGTCCCTCGTCGACGGCAAGCCGGTCGTCGAGGGCAACCACCTCACCACGGTGGACGAGGACGCCATCGCCCGCGTCACCCGCGACGAGGCACGCCGCCTCGCGCAGATCGCCGCCGGAGCCTGA
- a CDS encoding nucleobase:cation symporter-2 family protein, with protein MAQPATRPAEGPGTTSPTTAVDKAVHPVDEKLPPARLVPAALQHIAAMYAGVVTPPLIIGQAVGLDTAGMTRLIAASLLIAGLATILQTVGLGRFAGNRLPFVNAASSAGIAPMLAIAETSAPGHQLPSIYGAVLVAGVFCLAVGPFFGRLLRFFPPLVTGVVITLIGVTLMPVPVAWAQGGDATAADFGAMKYLALAAFTLVVILLIQRFGRGFLKQVALLMGMFVGTLAAIPFGLADFSALKSAPLAALPTPFAFGAPEFQPAAILSLCIVMLVLMTESSAGMLALGEICDRRTDGRTITRGLRTDGIATLLGPVFGGFPTSAFAQNVGVVSLTRVRSRYVVAAAGGALLVLGAFPVLGAVVSLVPMPVLGGAGIVLFGSIAVSGIRTLSEAGLDDSSNIILVAVALGAGIIPLAAPTFYAGFPAWAQTVLGSGISAGALVAVVLNLFFHHLGTHSRTAVALKSS; from the coding sequence ATGGCACAGCCTGCAACGAGGCCGGCAGAAGGCCCAGGCACAACCTCACCGACCACCGCTGTCGACAAGGCAGTTCACCCGGTCGACGAGAAGCTTCCTCCCGCGCGGCTCGTCCCCGCCGCGCTCCAGCACATCGCCGCCATGTACGCGGGCGTCGTCACCCCTCCGCTGATCATCGGCCAGGCCGTCGGCCTCGACACCGCCGGGATGACCCGGCTCATCGCGGCGAGCCTCCTGATCGCCGGGCTCGCCACCATCCTGCAGACCGTCGGTCTCGGCCGTTTCGCCGGCAACCGGCTGCCCTTCGTCAACGCCGCCTCCTCCGCCGGGATCGCGCCGATGCTCGCCATCGCCGAGACCAGCGCACCCGGTCACCAACTCCCCTCGATCTACGGGGCGGTGCTCGTCGCGGGAGTCTTCTGCCTGGCCGTCGGCCCCTTCTTCGGCAGACTGCTGCGCTTCTTCCCGCCGCTCGTCACCGGCGTGGTCATCACCCTCATCGGCGTCACCCTGATGCCGGTCCCGGTCGCCTGGGCGCAGGGCGGAGACGCCACCGCCGCCGACTTCGGCGCCATGAAGTACCTGGCGCTGGCCGCCTTCACGCTCGTCGTCATCCTGCTCATCCAGCGCTTCGGCCGCGGCTTCCTCAAGCAAGTGGCCCTGCTGATGGGCATGTTCGTCGGCACGCTGGCCGCTATCCCGTTCGGACTCGCCGACTTCTCCGCGCTGAAGTCCGCACCACTAGCCGCCCTGCCGACCCCCTTCGCCTTCGGCGCGCCGGAGTTCCAGCCCGCCGCGATCCTGTCGCTCTGCATCGTCATGCTCGTCCTGATGACGGAGTCCTCCGCCGGGATGCTCGCCCTCGGCGAGATCTGCGACCGCCGCACCGACGGCCGCACGATCACCCGGGGCCTGCGTACGGACGGCATCGCCACCCTCCTCGGCCCGGTCTTCGGCGGATTTCCCACCAGCGCCTTCGCCCAGAACGTCGGCGTCGTCTCCCTGACCCGCGTACGCAGCCGGTACGTCGTCGCGGCCGCCGGCGGAGCGCTCCTGGTCCTCGGCGCCTTCCCGGTCCTCGGCGCGGTCGTCTCGCTCGTCCCGATGCCCGTCCTCGGCGGCGCCGGCATCGTCCTCTTCGGCTCCATCGCGGTCAGCGGCATCCGTACGCTCTCCGAGGCGGGCCTGGACGACAGCTCCAACATCATCCTGGTCGCCGTCGCGCTCGGCGCGGGCATCATCCCGCTCGCCGCGCCGACCTTCTACGCCGGATTCCCGGCCTGGGCGCAGACCGTCCTCGGCTCCGGGATCAGCGCGGGAGCACTGGTCGCGGTCGTGCTCAATCTGTTCTTCCACCATCTCGGCACCCACAGCCGCACCGCTGTGGCACTCAAATCCTCCTAG
- the pucL gene encoding factor-independent urate hydroxylase has translation MPTILGQNQYGKAENRVVKIVRDGDTHHIKDLNVSVALSGDMDDVHYSGSNANVLPTDTTKNTVFAFAKEHGIESAEQFGIHLARHFVSSQEPIHRARIRIEEYSWERIATSDGNSRFIGADEVRHSFVRKGQETRVSQITYDGDNWEVISGLKDLTVMNSTNSEFWGYVKDRYTTLKEAYDRILATDVSARWRYNWTSDEQRMPNWEKSYEQARKHMLHAFAETYSLSLQQTLYQMGSRIINSRSEIDEIRFSLPNNHHFLVDLEPFGLKNDNEVYFAADRPYGLIEATVLRDGVEPKIPVDMTNL, from the coding sequence ATGCCCACGATTCTCGGCCAGAACCAGTACGGCAAAGCAGAGAACCGCGTCGTCAAGATCGTGCGGGACGGCGACACCCACCACATCAAGGACCTGAACGTCTCGGTCGCCCTCTCGGGCGACATGGACGACGTCCACTACTCCGGCTCCAACGCCAACGTCCTGCCGACCGACACCACCAAGAACACGGTGTTCGCGTTCGCCAAGGAGCACGGGATCGAGTCCGCCGAGCAGTTCGGCATCCACCTCGCCCGGCACTTCGTCTCCTCCCAGGAGCCGATCCACCGCGCCCGGATCCGGATCGAGGAGTACAGCTGGGAGCGCATCGCGACCTCCGACGGCAACTCCCGCTTCATCGGCGCCGACGAGGTCAGGCACTCCTTCGTCCGCAAGGGCCAGGAGACCCGCGTCTCCCAGATCACCTACGACGGCGACAACTGGGAGGTCATCTCGGGCCTCAAGGACCTGACCGTGATGAACTCGACCAACTCCGAGTTCTGGGGCTACGTCAAGGACCGGTACACGACGCTGAAGGAGGCGTACGACCGCATCCTCGCGACGGACGTCTCCGCCCGCTGGCGCTACAACTGGACCAGCGACGAGCAGCGGATGCCGAACTGGGAGAAGTCCTACGAGCAGGCGCGCAAGCACATGCTCCACGCCTTCGCCGAGACGTACTCCCTCTCGCTCCAGCAGACCCTGTACCAGATGGGTTCGCGCATCATCAACAGCCGCAGCGAGATCGACGAGATCCGGTTCTCGCTGCCGAACAACCACCACTTCCTGGTGGACCTCGAACCGTTCGGCCTCAAGAACGACAATGAGGTCTACTTCGCGGCGGACCGTCCCTACGGTCTGATCGAGGCCACCGTGCTCCGGGACGGCGTCGAGCCGAAGATCCCGGTCGACATGACCAACCTCTGA
- the uraH gene encoding hydroxyisourate hydrolase has product MSTDTTASVSTHILDTSIGRPAASVAVSLAARSGSDAPYVTLGASATDADGRCKDLPALPEGTSHVRLAFDTEAYFSKKQAEAQQDAPRVRDSGAFFPEVTIAFAVAPGEHYHVPLLLNPFGYSVYRGS; this is encoded by the coding sequence TTGAGTACCGACACGACCGCATCGGTGTCCACCCACATCCTGGACACCAGTATCGGCCGCCCCGCCGCGTCCGTCGCCGTCTCGCTCGCCGCCCGCAGCGGAAGCGACGCGCCGTACGTGACGCTCGGAGCGTCCGCGACCGATGCGGACGGGCGTTGCAAGGACCTCCCGGCACTGCCGGAGGGAACAAGCCATGTGCGTCTCGCATTCGACACCGAGGCGTATTTTTCCAAGAAGCAAGCCGAGGCGCAGCAGGACGCCCCCCGCGTAAGGGACAGCGGCGCGTTCTTCCCGGAGGTGACCATCGCGTTCGCGGTCGCCCCGGGCGAGCACTATCACGTACCGCTGCTGCTCAACCCGTTCGGCTACTCCGTTTACCGAGGGAGCTAG
- the uraD gene encoding 2-oxo-4-hydroxy-4-carboxy-5-ureidoimidazoline decarboxylase: MTSSSTPGLTRFNTLADGEATPALHEVCASATWGNTILAGRPYATEEALLSASDAAMAKLTAEDLAEAMAGHPPIGRPKPGDPTSSREQRGMAGASEELKTEMLELNLAYQERFGHVFLICATGATGEQMRDAVKSRIGNSPEQEQEIVRTELGKINRIRLTRLVTETLAEGTSAQDS; this comes from the coding sequence GTGACTTCGAGCTCCACACCGGGCCTCACCCGGTTCAACACCCTGGCGGACGGCGAGGCCACTCCCGCACTGCACGAGGTGTGTGCCAGTGCGACCTGGGGAAACACCATCCTCGCCGGGCGCCCGTACGCCACCGAAGAAGCCCTGCTCTCCGCGAGCGACGCCGCCATGGCGAAGCTCACCGCGGAGGACCTGGCCGAAGCGATGGCGGGCCACCCGCCGATCGGCCGCCCGAAGCCCGGCGACCCGACCTCCTCCCGTGAGCAGCGGGGGATGGCCGGCGCCTCCGAGGAGCTCAAGACCGAGATGCTCGAACTGAACCTGGCCTACCAGGAGCGGTTCGGACATGTCTTCCTGATCTGCGCCACCGGCGCCACCGGTGAGCAGATGCGCGACGCGGTGAAGTCCCGGATCGGAAACTCGCCCGAGCAGGAGCAGGAGATCGTGCGCACCGAACTGGGCAAGATCAACCGCATCCGGCTGACCCGTCTCGTGACGGAGACCCTCGCAGAGGGCACTTCCGCACAGGACTCTTGA
- a CDS encoding helix-turn-helix domain-containing protein gives MTESVDHPPAAADTSAASDNPSATLDHPLVSAVKPLVDAMGAELLGPDQAQPDDVVLAWEGQDVIAVRLPQLSDSLDHILAAMERRHGMPLADLDRKAKQSVVRALEARGAFSVRHGVETVAGALGVSRFTVYNYLNREHAAKGE, from the coding sequence GTGACCGAATCCGTCGATCACCCCCCGGCCGCCGCCGACACCTCCGCCGCGTCCGATAACCCTTCGGCAACGCTCGACCATCCGCTGGTCTCCGCGGTCAAGCCGCTCGTCGACGCGATGGGCGCGGAGCTGCTGGGTCCGGATCAGGCCCAACCGGACGACGTCGTGCTCGCCTGGGAGGGCCAGGACGTCATAGCCGTACGCCTTCCTCAGCTCTCCGACTCGCTCGACCACATCCTCGCCGCGATGGAACGACGGCACGGGATGCCGCTCGCCGACCTGGACCGCAAGGCCAAGCAGAGCGTCGTCCGGGCGCTGGAGGCACGCGGTGCCTTCTCCGTGCGGCACGGGGTGGAGACGGTGGCCGGCGCCCTGGGCGTCTCCAGGTTCACCGTTTACAACTACCTGAACCGGGAACATGCGGCCAAGGGTGAGTAG